In a genomic window of Mesoplasma tabanidae:
- the gltX gene encoding glutamate--tRNA ligase, whose product MAKFRLRYAPSPTGFLHIGNTRTALMNYLFAKHYDGDFIVRIEDTDLERNVEGAIESQFENLNWLGIIVDESFLNPGDAQYGKYMQSQKFERYEQLANELILQKKAYRCFCTSEELEKDYEVQVAKGIVATKYSGKCSKLRESEIESNLKLNKNFSVRFLVPEAALNIKDFIKGDISFDSKEIGDFVILKTNKIATYNFAVVVDDFDMGISHVLRGEEHISNTPRQILIYKAFGWKTPEFGHMSLIVDSTGKKLSKRSGNALFFIEQYKNQGYLPEAMFNYISLLGWSPIGEKELLTREELISIFDDKRFSKSPSTFDMTKMKWINSQYMKALSEEKYLEFTKIFIDKDKFDISIRSEKWLNQVLLLFKKELEFAQQINNHLPIFFNNTVITNQTFETLRSICDNEKVIKEFENQINFLAEWEIESIKNLIKSVSEKTGKKGKDLFMPIRIAASSSEHGPSLADVIYLLGKEKILANIAKVK is encoded by the coding sequence ATGGCTAAGTTTAGATTAAGATATGCACCATCACCAACTGGCTTTTTACATATTGGAAATACAAGAACAGCATTAATGAATTATTTATTTGCTAAACATTATGATGGAGATTTCATTGTCAGAATAGAAGATACAGATTTGGAAAGAAATGTAGAAGGTGCTATTGAGTCACAATTTGAAAATTTAAATTGATTAGGTATAATTGTTGATGAATCTTTTTTAAACCCTGGTGATGCTCAATATGGAAAATATATGCAGTCTCAAAAGTTTGAAAGATATGAGCAATTAGCTAATGAACTTATTTTACAAAAGAAGGCATATCGTTGTTTTTGTACAAGCGAAGAATTAGAAAAAGATTATGAAGTGCAAGTTGCTAAAGGTATTGTTGCAACTAAATATTCAGGTAAATGCTCTAAACTAAGAGAATCTGAAATTGAATCTAATTTAAAATTAAATAAAAATTTTTCAGTAAGATTTTTAGTTCCAGAAGCTGCCTTAAATATTAAAGACTTTATAAAAGGAGATATTTCTTTTGATTCAAAAGAAATAGGTGATTTTGTTATTCTAAAAACTAATAAAATAGCAACTTATAATTTTGCTGTTGTGGTAGATGATTTTGATATGGGAATATCTCATGTATTAAGAGGTGAAGAACATATTTCAAATACGCCTAGACAAATTTTAATTTATAAAGCATTTGGATGAAAAACTCCTGAATTTGGTCACATGTCATTAATTGTTGATTCAACTGGTAAAAAGTTATCAAAAAGAAGCGGTAATGCATTGTTCTTTATTGAACAATATAAAAACCAGGGTTATTTACCTGAAGCAATGTTTAACTACATTTCATTATTAGGTTGGTCTCCAATTGGAGAAAAAGAACTTTTAACAAGAGAAGAATTAATTTCAATTTTTGATGATAAACGTTTTAGTAAGTCTCCTTCAACATTTGACATGACAAAAATGAAATGAATAAATTCACAATACATGAAAGCACTATCAGAAGAAAAATATTTAGAATTTACAAAAATATTTATTGATAAAGATAAGTTTGATATTTCTATTAGATCAGAAAAATGATTAAATCAAGTTTTATTATTGTTTAAAAAAGAGTTGGAATTTGCTCAACAAATAAATAATCACTTGCCAATTTTCTTTAACAACACGGTTATTACAAATCAAACTTTTGAAACATTAAGGTCAATTTGTGATAATGAAAAAGTTATTAAGGAATTTGAAAATCAAATTAATTTTTTAGCAGAATGAGAAATAGAATCAATTAAAAATCTAATTAAATCAGTAAGCGAAAAAACTGGTAAAAAAGGTAAGGATTTATTTATGCCAATTAGAATAGCTGCTTCAAGCTCTGAGCATGGGCCTTCACTAGCAGACGTTATTTATTTATTAGGAAAAGAAAAAATTTTAGCAAATATTGCTAAAGTTAAATAG
- a CDS encoding IS30 family transposase, whose product MNNYKQIFLKERTLIEYLLNVQNKSVSFIAKELNRNRSTIYREIKRNKAAVIYKAKDAQFTRDINNTLSHQNEINKYKEFLRFLYANFNPKSFSIDVCVFKAKELGIKTPTTQTVYNWIKNKQIKIKSKDLLRPRFWWKKSSKYKKYLWEISKMNSIPITYRPKNINKRKEVGHFEIDLVVGSGNTSKAIITLVERVTRKGFAIKLENKTMKHTNEKLKELIGKENLNIKSITKDNGMEFNLLHEVTQELSVPLYTCNTYASCEKSTNENFNGLIRRYLPKKTNFTNLTDDNIIEILNEINKMPRKILNYKSAQEFYETFG is encoded by the coding sequence ATGAATAATTATAAACAAATATTTTTAAAAGAAAGAACATTAATTGAATATCTATTAAATGTTCAAAATAAATCAGTTTCTTTCATAGCTAAAGAACTAAATAGAAATAGATCAACGATTTACAGAGAAATCAAAAGAAATAAAGCAGCTGTAATTTATAAAGCTAAAGATGCGCAATTTACTAGAGACATTAATAACACCTTATCTCATCAAAATGAAATAAATAAATATAAGGAATTCTTAAGATTTCTTTATGCAAATTTTAATCCAAAAAGCTTTAGTATTGATGTTTGCGTTTTTAAGGCCAAAGAACTTGGAATCAAAACCCCAACAACTCAAACTGTTTACAATTGAATTAAAAATAAACAAATAAAAATAAAATCAAAAGACTTGCTTAGACCTAGGTTTTGATGAAAAAAGTCTAGTAAATATAAGAAATATCTATGAGAAATTTCAAAAATGAACTCTATTCCAATTACTTATAGACCTAAAAATATTAATAAAAGAAAAGAAGTAGGTCATTTTGAAATAGATTTAGTTGTGGGTTCAGGTAACACTTCAAAAGCAATAATTACACTTGTCGAAAGAGTTACCCGAAAGGGTTTTGCAATTAAACTAGAAAATAAAACTATGAAACATACAAATGAAAAATTAAAAGAATTAATTGGAAAAGAAAATTTAAATATTAAATCTATCACTAAAGATAACGGTATGGAATTTAATCTTTTACATGAAGTCACACAAGAATTAAGCGTGCCACTTTATACATGTAATACGTATGCTTCTTGTGAAAAAAGCACTAATGAAAACTTTAATGGATTAATCAGAAGATATTTACCTAAGAAAACTAATTTTACAAATTTAACAGATGATAATATAATTGAAATATTAAATGAAATAAATAAAATGCCTCGTAAAATTCTGAACTACAAATCAGCTCAGGAATTTTATGAGACATTCGGTTAG
- a CDS encoding dicarboxylate/amino acid:cation symporter has translation MLLSSFKETFLQNFLSISTWQSLLAIVLFFGLMGGFWYGLKQMKIKFIYRIFIGISIGLFFGIVIQTIIGFPGGSWFSHKGNSAWAFVDGNWLDISEYYIKKPQLPGLEEVKDEYVQIKSIVGLEGYKFVINDLTKLSLFKDSKGESLAFINAISFKPEVKTGIDWIIEFNTWASMLKQIFINGILLITIPVVFIAIFRVVAKPGSKGLGRISGKAVAILLINVAIAFTITFWIGYALKIGKGLNFDQQIPGGSGRTDSKALPEIIWGYIPSNFVATLSATAIIPVIVLAALVGYATTFVRKKHPESMDNLMNFMDRAWDIVMSILMTFMKIMPLAVMAMLTTSITTRAIGALASIGLILAIGYLGLFIMLGVMTLVLFLSGINVKVWWKHAWKPFIQAFSTQSSNATLPVTMDTLSNEMKISDKVTSIVAPLSTSLGLVACAGVQAGLITSVLYTGSETVAAMNIFAFFILGLFTTIVASIGIAGVPGTATVVTSAVLNGIGFGAFFAPVYAIFGAIDGLFDMGRTATNVTGGVFVATLVAKDELLFEEGTELISEKKMHSLIENKTQKEKLKFDKNQISKQNKKQAKSKKKTNK, from the coding sequence ATGTTATTAAGTAGTTTTAAAGAAACTTTCCTTCAAAACTTTTTAAGCATAAGCACATGACAATCGCTTTTAGCAATTGTTTTGTTCTTTGGTTTAATGGGCGGTTTTTGATATGGATTAAAGCAAATGAAAATTAAGTTTATATATAGAATATTTATTGGAATTTCAATAGGATTATTTTTTGGTATTGTTATTCAGACAATAATAGGATTTCCAGGTGGATCTTGATTTTCTCATAAAGGAAACTCTGCATGAGCATTTGTGGACGGAAATTGACTAGATATTTCTGAGTATTACATAAAAAAACCTCAGTTACCAGGCCTTGAAGAAGTTAAAGACGAATATGTTCAAATTAAATCAATTGTCGGTTTGGAAGGATATAAATTTGTTATTAATGATTTAACAAAATTATCATTATTTAAAGATTCGAAAGGTGAAAGTTTGGCATTTATTAATGCTATCTCATTTAAACCTGAAGTTAAAACTGGAATAGATTGAATAATTGAATTTAATACATGAGCTTCAATGTTAAAGCAAATATTTATTAATGGAATTTTATTAATTACAATTCCTGTAGTTTTTATTGCCATTTTTAGAGTGGTTGCAAAACCAGGAAGTAAAGGGTTAGGAAGAATTTCTGGAAAAGCAGTGGCAATACTTTTAATTAATGTTGCAATAGCATTTACTATTACTTTTTGAATAGGATATGCACTAAAGATTGGTAAAGGTTTAAATTTTGACCAACAAATTCCTGGTGGATCAGGAAGAACTGATTCAAAAGCTTTGCCAGAAATAATTTGAGGGTATATTCCTTCAAACTTTGTTGCAACTTTATCAGCAACAGCAATAATACCAGTTATTGTACTGGCTGCTTTAGTTGGTTACGCAACAACATTTGTTAGAAAAAAACATCCTGAATCAATGGATAATTTAATGAATTTTATGGACAGAGCTTGAGATATAGTCATGTCTATATTAATGACATTTATGAAAATTATGCCATTAGCAGTTATGGCAATGCTAACAACTTCAATAACAACAAGAGCCATTGGTGCATTAGCATCAATTGGTCTAATACTAGCAATTGGATATTTGGGATTATTTATTATGTTAGGAGTAATGACATTGGTTTTATTCTTGTCAGGTATAAATGTGAAAGTGTGATGAAAACATGCTTGAAAACCTTTTATTCAAGCTTTCTCAACACAATCATCAAATGCAACGCTTCCAGTAACAATGGATACGTTATCAAATGAAATGAAAATTAGTGACAAAGTAACAAGTATTGTTGCCCCACTATCAACATCTCTTGGTTTAGTAGCTTGTGCTGGAGTCCAAGCGGGTTTAATAACATCAGTATTATATACAGGATCTGAAACTGTGGCAGCAATGAATATATTTGCTTTCTTTATTCTAGGTCTATTTACGACTATAGTAGCAAGTATTGGAATTGCAGGTGTACCAGGAACTGCAACTGTTGTTACATCTGCGGTTCTAAACGGAATTGGCTTTGGTGCATTCTTTGCTCCTGTGTATGCAATTTTTGGAGCAATCGATGGATTGTTTGATATGGGTAGAACTGCAACAAATGTAACTGGTGGTGTTTTTGTAGCAACACTTGTTGCAAAAGATGAACTGTTATTTGAAGAAGGAACAGAACTAATTTCTGAGAAAAAAATGCACTCTTTGATAGAAAACAAAACACAAAAAGAAAAATTAAAATTTGATAAAAATCAAATATCAAAGCAAAACAAAAAACAAGCAAAATCTAAAAAGAAAACAAATAAATAA
- a CDS encoding CTP synthase, whose product MPKFVFVTGGVVSGLGKGITASSLGNLLKASGLKVFMQKFDPYLNVDPGTMSPYQHGEVFVTDDGGETDLDLGHYERFIDEKLTKMSSTSAGKIYLETINAERRGDWGGQTIQVVPHITDSIKNKVYQAAKTSQADVIISEIGGTVGDIESQPFIEAIRQIRMEQGKENVVFIHVALLLYLNASKEYKTKPIQMSVKELLSLGIQPDIIVQRTDKHSSKEIKEKISLFCNIPTSNVIDAVDKESIYEVPLEMYEQNLHGLVLDQLQIKTKKTNMDSWIKFCQKINDSREEFEVTFVGKYIELQDAYLSVIESLKIAGYEFKRKLKINWVQADKLNESNYKEVLQNANGILVPGGFGDRGIEGMILASKFARENNVPYLGICLGMQIATISMARDWLNLPEANSTEFDHSGAVPIFDFIRGIDVQNLGGTLRLGAFYKTTIKEGTKAEKLYGSREVFERHRHRYEFNNEYKKPLEEKGLVFSGIYEEKKLVEMIELPNHPFFVGSQYHPEFTSRPNKPNPLFKGFVEAIIKKHK is encoded by the coding sequence ATGCCAAAATTTGTATTTGTAACAGGTGGAGTAGTTTCAGGATTAGGAAAAGGAATTACTGCAAGCTCATTAGGTAATTTATTAAAAGCAAGTGGATTAAAAGTGTTTATGCAGAAATTTGATCCATATTTAAATGTAGACCCAGGAACAATGAGTCCTTATCAACATGGGGAAGTTTTTGTTACTGATGATGGTGGAGAAACTGATTTAGACTTAGGTCACTATGAAAGGTTTATTGATGAAAAATTAACTAAGATGTCTTCAACGTCTGCAGGAAAAATTTATCTAGAAACTATTAATGCTGAAAGACGTGGTGATTGAGGGGGGCAGACTATTCAAGTTGTACCTCATATTACTGATTCAATTAAAAACAAAGTTTATCAAGCAGCTAAAACATCTCAAGCGGATGTTATTATTTCAGAAATTGGTGGTACTGTTGGAGATATTGAATCTCAACCATTTATTGAAGCAATTAGGCAAATAAGAATGGAACAGGGAAAAGAAAATGTTGTTTTTATTCATGTTGCATTACTTTTATATTTAAATGCATCAAAAGAATATAAAACAAAACCTATTCAAATGTCAGTTAAAGAATTATTAAGCTTAGGAATTCAACCAGATATTATTGTTCAAAGAACTGATAAACATTCGTCTAAAGAAATAAAGGAAAAAATATCATTATTTTGTAATATTCCCACATCTAATGTTATTGATGCTGTTGATAAAGAGTCAATATATGAAGTTCCATTAGAAATGTATGAACAAAACTTACATGGATTAGTTTTAGATCAATTGCAAATTAAAACTAAGAAAACAAATATGGATTCTTGAATCAAATTTTGTCAAAAGATTAATGATTCTAGAGAAGAATTTGAGGTTACTTTTGTTGGTAAATATATTGAATTACAAGATGCTTATTTATCAGTAATTGAATCTTTAAAAATTGCTGGATATGAATTTAAAAGAAAATTAAAAATAAATTGAGTTCAGGCAGACAAATTAAATGAATCAAACTATAAAGAAGTTTTACAAAATGCAAATGGAATTTTAGTACCTGGTGGTTTTGGTGATAGGGGAATAGAGGGAATGATTTTAGCCTCTAAATTTGCTAGAGAAAATAATGTCCCATATTTAGGAATATGTTTAGGGATGCAAATTGCAACAATTTCAATGGCAAGGGACTGATTAAACTTACCAGAAGCAAACTCAACTGAATTTGATCATTCAGGAGCAGTACCTATTTTTGATTTTATTAGAGGAATTGATGTTCAAAATCTTGGTGGTACTTTAAGATTAGGGGCTTTCTATAAAACAACAATTAAAGAAGGCACAAAAGCTGAAAAACTTTATGGAAGTAGAGAAGTTTTTGAAAGACATAGACATAGATATGAATTTAATAATGAATATAAAAAACCATTAGAAGAAAAGGGTTTAGTATTTTCAGGGATTTATGAAGAAAAAAAATTAGTAGAAATGATTGAACTACCAAATCACCCATTTTTTGTAGGAAGTCAGTACCATCCAGAATTCACTTCAAGACCTAATAAACCTAATCCATTGTTCAAAGGATTTGTTGAAGCTATAATTAAAAAGCACAAATAA
- a CDS encoding HD domain-containing protein, giving the protein MEKVFRDSVHGDVFIHDEVFMEIINSSEMQRLRRILQLGGAQFAYAGASHTRFTHCIGVYHIISQFLKAPDFAKISAKDKKIVLLAGLMHDIGHGPFSHTFEKISKRSHEEYSADIIRNPKGNIAKILKKHKVDPEDIIAILEGKYPNKILNSLVSSQLDADRIDYLMRDSYYCGVNYSSLDTEFLIRNVRIIDDKIVFPKKTIHAIESYLLGRYHMYKQVYEHKLSTGFDVTLISWFERIVDLNEKGYQFADQRINNYFSYIFNGQNIPIDLYLILDDFTMFDIMKNCQKENDHILSDLSDRLVNRNFLKLKEADEFKIREIKNLLKEEGKDPKYYFIEPKFKKPSIYKDGLTDGKDQTIYIVDKNNVVKSLTKFSLLANTVKYIEDEKTIKKYFFPKEVM; this is encoded by the coding sequence ATGGAAAAAGTTTTTAGAGATAGTGTGCATGGTGATGTTTTTATTCATGATGAAGTTTTCATGGAAATAATTAATTCATCAGAAATGCAACGTTTAAGAAGAATACTTCAATTAGGTGGAGCTCAATTTGCTTATGCAGGGGCTTCACATACAAGATTTACACATTGTATTGGAGTTTATCATATTATTTCTCAGTTCCTTAAAGCACCAGACTTCGCTAAAATATCTGCAAAAGATAAGAAAATAGTTTTATTAGCTGGATTAATGCATGATATTGGGCATGGCCCATTCTCTCATACATTTGAAAAAATAAGCAAAAGAAGTCATGAGGAATATAGTGCTGATATAATTAGAAATCCTAAAGGAAATATTGCGAAAATTTTGAAAAAACACAAAGTTGATCCTGAAGACATAATTGCTATATTAGAAGGTAAGTATCCAAACAAAATATTAAATTCTTTAGTAAGTAGCCAATTAGATGCTGATAGAATTGATTATTTAATGAGGGATTCTTATTATTGTGGTGTTAATTATTCTTCGTTGGATACAGAGTTTTTAATTAGAAACGTTAGAATTATCGACGATAAAATTGTTTTCCCTAAAAAAACAATTCACGCAATTGAATCATACTTGCTTGGTAGATATCATATGTACAAACAAGTATATGAACATAAATTGTCGACAGGCTTTGATGTAACACTTATAAGTTGATTTGAAAGAATTGTTGATTTAAACGAAAAAGGATATCAATTTGCGGATCAAAGAATAAATAATTATTTTAGTTATATTTTTAATGGACAAAATATTCCAATAGATTTATACTTAATTTTAGATGATTTTACAATGTTTGATATTATGAAAAATTGTCAAAAAGAAAATGACCACATTCTAAGTGATTTATCAGACCGATTAGTTAATAGAAATTTCTTGAAACTAAAAGAGGCTGATGAATTTAAAATAAGGGAAATTAAAAACTTATTAAAAGAAGAAGGCAAAGATCCTAAATATTATTTTATTGAACCAAAATTCAAGAAACCAAGTATTTATAAAGATGGTTTAACTGATGGTAAAGATCAAACTATTTATATAGTTGATAAAAATAATGTTGTTAAATCATTAACCAAATTTAGTTTATTAGCTAACACGGTTAAATATATTGAAGATGAAAAAACAATTAAAAAATACTTTTTCCCAAAAGAAGTAATGTAA
- a CDS encoding FAD-dependent oxidoreductase, producing MKTVIIGGSATGMGVAAKLKRLDEKNEIIVIQDKEYVSLGACGIPYFVGNNFVDAEILIARQVEKFEKSGISIINNTKATKIDFENKCVDFEDEKIFYDNLVIAVGAKPIIPDIKNIEANNIFTVNSKEDGIAIKNIISDMSKVLVIGSGLIGLEMVENIKHNTKAEISIIEKADRVLKNLFDEEFSELVEQEIKSQNINLYKENEIMEFIKGSDNKVCGAKTIKGEIIPCDVVILSIGVSPNTDFLKNTKLELENNGAIKINEYCETNIPNVFAGGDCCSSLSYLYKNSKTFYLATVANKQAKIIASNINQIKSSKFVGALGTTIIRFFDLELARSGENKMFIQMNNIETKEILIKDKDHTNYVAGQQELWLRIIIDCKTKEIINAQMIGKNKSVLRIYGLVGLIWSRTKVNEALEQIDLPYSPSFSRTTDIIHIALSKLI from the coding sequence ATGAAAACTGTTATTATAGGTGGTTCTGCAACAGGCATGGGGGTTGCAGCTAAACTTAAAAGATTAGATGAAAAAAATGAAATAATTGTTATTCAAGATAAAGAATATGTTTCTCTAGGTGCTTGTGGTATTCCATATTTTGTAGGAAATAATTTTGTTGATGCAGAAATTTTGATTGCAAGACAAGTCGAAAAATTTGAAAAATCTGGAATATCTATAATCAATAACACAAAAGCAACAAAAATTGATTTTGAAAATAAATGTGTTGATTTTGAAGATGAAAAAATATTTTATGATAATTTAGTTATCGCTGTAGGGGCAAAACCAATAATTCCAGACATTAAAAATATAGAAGCTAACAATATATTCACTGTTAATTCAAAAGAAGATGGGATTGCAATTAAAAATATAATTTCTGATATGAGCAAGGTTCTAGTTATTGGATCAGGCCTTATTGGTTTGGAAATGGTTGAGAATATTAAACATAATACAAAAGCTGAAATATCAATTATTGAAAAAGCTGATCGAGTTTTGAAAAATTTATTTGACGAAGAATTTAGTGAATTAGTCGAACAAGAAATTAAAAGTCAAAATATAAATTTATACAAAGAAAACGAAATAATGGAATTTATTAAGGGTTCTGACAACAAAGTTTGTGGTGCTAAAACCATTAAAGGGGAAATAATACCATGTGACGTTGTAATTTTAAGCATTGGTGTTTCACCAAATACAGATTTTTTGAAAAATACGAAATTAGAATTGGAAAATAACGGTGCAATAAAAATTAATGAATATTGTGAAACAAATATTCCAAATGTTTTTGCAGGAGGAGATTGTTGTAGCAGTTTAAGCTATTTGTATAAAAACTCGAAAACATTTTATTTAGCAACTGTTGCAAATAAACAAGCAAAAATAATTGCAAGTAATATTAATCAAATTAAATCAAGTAAATTTGTAGGAGCTTTAGGAACTACAATAATAAGATTTTTTGATTTAGAGTTAGCAAGATCTGGTGAAAATAAAATGTTTATTCAAATGAACAACATAGAAACAAAAGAAATCTTAATAAAAGACAAAGATCATACTAATTATGTTGCTGGTCAACAAGAATTATGATTAAGAATAATTATTGATTGCAAAACAAAAGAAATTATAAATGCGCAAATGATAGGTAAGAATAAATCTGTCTTAAGAATTTATGGATTAGTTGGTTTAATTTGATCAAGAACAAAAGTTAATGAAGCTTTGGAACAAATTGATTTACCCTACTCGCCATCATTTTCAAGAACAACAGACATTATTCATATAGCCTTGAGTAAATTAATATAA
- the topA gene encoding type I DNA topoisomerase, protein MTKYLVLLESPSKVDKIKHYLEKNFPEDSFEVLASGGHINKIADSGPWGLGIDFQTMTPTFKIEATKKKNVSEILKAGKKAEKIILASDPDREGEAIAWHLANLFTKENKQIKRITFNEITESAIIKAFGEMREIDLDLVNAQVSRQMLDKIIGYMVSNSLQKSTGLLSAGRVQTPALKILVDRDKIIKAFVETVYKKIFVIDPKQNVKLFLYKDDNNLVVNDPKNYYISEEQAKVIKNNLSENYKCTKYKAKEFEVRSFKPYSTASLLQDGFSKLRMSAAQITVAAQKLYEAGLVTYIRTDSNRYSSDFIKEAKKFIDKNFKGNLFKEAVSVKTQTNAQEAHESIRPTDLNQRPENISSQIEDKNMIRLYNLIWWNTVKSLMKGPSGFYHNWTFWNNGYEFKQSWKEVLDLGYNKLDKSETDEDVELDENDDEISNEEEIKPPFEFKENYVFTINKEFIVSEDAKTSPPRMFNQASLVKELKELGIGRPSTYTPTLSKLKEREYAIPHRGKPFEVTEKGYQAEEFLYQKYEDFFNVNYTAKMEENLDEIAEGSFNYKDWIKGIYEELSESVKAQIQEAKTSDIKCPRCHEGSLVFIKSKFGRGRGCSNFTTTKCGYREYEQKDGTWLEYVAKAKENKEKAKD, encoded by the coding sequence ATGACAAAATATTTAGTATTACTTGAATCACCATCAAAGGTTGACAAAATAAAACATTATCTAGAAAAAAACTTTCCCGAAGATTCTTTTGAGGTTTTAGCTAGTGGTGGGCATATTAATAAAATTGCAGATTCAGGACCTTGAGGATTAGGAATAGATTTTCAAACAATGACTCCAACTTTTAAAATTGAGGCAACAAAGAAAAAGAATGTTTCTGAAATTTTAAAAGCCGGCAAAAAAGCAGAAAAAATTATTCTTGCTTCCGATCCAGATCGTGAAGGAGAAGCTATTGCTTGACACCTTGCAAACTTATTCACAAAAGAGAATAAGCAAATTAAAAGAATCACATTTAATGAAATTACTGAAAGTGCTATTATAAAAGCATTTGGAGAAATGAGAGAAATTGATTTAGATTTAGTTAATGCTCAAGTTTCTAGACAAATGCTAGATAAAATTATTGGATATATGGTTTCTAATTCTTTACAAAAGAGTACTGGATTATTAAGTGCTGGTAGGGTTCAAACACCTGCATTAAAAATTCTTGTTGATCGTGACAAAATTATTAAAGCGTTCGTAGAAACAGTTTACAAAAAAATATTTGTTATTGATCCAAAACAGAATGTTAAGTTATTTTTATACAAAGATGACAATAATTTAGTTGTTAATGATCCAAAAAACTATTATATTTCTGAAGAGCAAGCTAAAGTTATAAAAAATAATTTAAGTGAAAATTACAAATGTACAAAATATAAAGCTAAAGAATTTGAAGTAAGAAGTTTTAAGCCTTATTCTACAGCAAGTTTATTACAAGATGGTTTTAGTAAATTAAGAATGAGTGCTGCTCAAATTACTGTGGCCGCTCAAAAACTTTATGAAGCAGGACTTGTTACTTATATAAGAACTGACTCAAATAGATATTCAAGCGATTTTATTAAAGAAGCAAAAAAATTTATTGATAAAAATTTTAAAGGCAATCTTTTTAAAGAAGCTGTTTCTGTAAAAACTCAAACTAATGCACAAGAAGCCCATGAGTCAATTAGACCAACTGATTTAAATCAAAGACCTGAAAATATTTCTTCTCAAATTGAAGATAAGAATATGATTAGACTTTATAACTTAATATGATGAAATACTGTTAAATCATTAATGAAGGGACCAAGTGGTTTTTACCATAATTGAACTTTCTGAAATAACGGATATGAATTTAAACAAAGTTGAAAAGAAGTTTTAGATTTAGGATATAACAAGTTAGATAAATCAGAAACTGATGAAGATGTAGAACTTGATGAAAATGATGACGAAATTTCAAATGAAGAGGAAATTAAACCACCATTTGAATTTAAAGAGAATTATGTTTTTACAATTAACAAGGAGTTTATAGTTAGTGAGGACGCCAAAACTTCTCCACCAAGAATGTTTAATCAAGCAAGTTTAGTTAAAGAATTAAAGGAGTTAGGTATTGGTAGACCTTCCACTTATACTCCAACACTTTCAAAACTTAAAGAGCGTGAATATGCTATACCTCATAGAGGTAAGCCATTTGAAGTAACAGAAAAAGGTTATCAAGCAGAAGAGTTTTTATATCAAAAATATGAAGATTTTTTTAATGTAAACTACACTGCAAAAATGGAAGAAAATCTTGATGAAATTGCTGAAGGTAGTTTTAATTATAAAGACTGAATTAAAGGTATTTATGAAGAACTTAGTGAATCAGTAAAGGCACAAATTCAAGAAGCAAAAACTAGCGATATTAAATGCCCTAGATGTCATGAAGGTAGTTTAGTTTTTATCAAATCAAAATTTGGTAGAGGTAGAGGTTGTTCAAACTTTACTACTACAAAATGTGGATATCGTGAATATGAACAAAAAGATGGAACTTGATTAGAATACGTTGCAAAAGCAAAAGAAAATAAAGAAAAAGCAAAGGACTAA
- the rpoE gene encoding DNA-directed RNA polymerase subunit delta: MESLSNIDLAYELLKKRKNPMKLMAIWEAIKNKAINHKNDENEAIADLYSDLVLDVRFALSTKGEWALSDDSKIDDIKKKFDSKTVKKKKTESDDEIEETVSHDEDDENPEVYDDLFVEEEEDDSTSIYYDDED; the protein is encoded by the coding sequence ATGGAAAGTTTATCAAATATTGATTTAGCTTACGAGCTTTTAAAAAAGCGTAAAAATCCAATGAAATTAATGGCTATCTGAGAAGCAATTAAAAATAAAGCAATCAATCACAAAAATGATGAAAATGAAGCTATCGCTGATTTATACAGTGATTTAGTTCTTGATGTTAGATTTGCTCTTTCTACTAAAGGCGAATGAGCTTTAAGTGATGATTCAAAAATTGATGACATTAAGAAAAAGTTTGATTCAAAGACAGTTAAAAAGAAAAAAACTGAATCAGATGATGAAATCGAAGAAACAGTATCTCATGATGAGGACGATGAAAATCCTGAAGTTTATGATGATCTGTTTGTTGAAGAGGAAGAAGACGATTCAACATCAATTTATTATGATGATGAAGATTAA